One window of Desulfovibrio sp. genomic DNA carries:
- the sfsA gene encoding DNA/RNA nuclease SfsA produces the protein MSSESKHAGLNPPAAGVAPLLPLPPHCLVAAFVQRRKRFSVLLQHQGADLWVHSNNSGSMLGLCLPGAPVLASPASNPDRKLKYTQECVWLERRAVPEPQQQPEGEPAPCGFWVGVNTSTPNRMLEAAFHAHRLLFAQGYTSLVREAKRGQSRLDGLLTGPNLPPLWVECKNVTMVEDDAACFPDAASERGQKHLRELMDIVASGERAAMFYLVQRPDGTCFAPADFIDPAYAALFYEALHAGVEMYPFRALVSPAGIDLGQLLPVRPQLP, from the coding sequence ATGAGCTCTGAAAGCAAACATGCGGGTTTGAACCCGCCCGCAGCCGGGGTTGCGCCCCTGCTGCCCCTGCCGCCGCACTGCCTTGTGGCCGCCTTTGTGCAACGCCGCAAGCGCTTTAGCGTGCTTTTGCAACATCAGGGCGCAGACCTGTGGGTGCACAGCAACAATTCTGGCAGCATGCTGGGCCTGTGCCTGCCGGGCGCCCCGGTGCTGGCATCCCCGGCCAGCAACCCCGACCGCAAGCTCAAATACACGCAGGAATGCGTATGGCTGGAGCGCAGGGCCGTGCCAGAGCCGCAGCAACAGCCGGAGGGCGAGCCCGCGCCCTGCGGGTTCTGGGTGGGCGTCAACACCAGCACGCCCAACCGCATGCTTGAGGCGGCCTTTCACGCCCATCGCCTGCTCTTTGCGCAGGGTTACACCAGCCTTGTGCGCGAGGCCAAACGCGGACAAAGCAGGCTGGATGGTCTGCTCACCGGCCCCAACCTGCCGCCCCTGTGGGTGGAGTGCAAAAACGTCACCATGGTCGAGGACGATGCCGCCTGCTTTCCCGATGCCGCCAGCGAACGCGGGCAAAAACACCTGCGCGAACTTATGGATATCGTGGCCAGCGGCGAGCGCGCGGCCATGTTCTACCTTGTGCAGCGGCCCGACGGCACATGTTTTGCGCCGGCAGATTTTATTGATCCGGCCTATGCCGCCCTTTTTTATGAGGCCTTGCACGCCGGGGTAGAAATGTACCCCTTCCGCGCGCTGGTCAGCCCAGCGGGTATTGACCTGGGGCAGCTGCTGCCCGTGCGCCCCCAGCTGCCATGA
- a CDS encoding methylated-DNA--[protein]-cysteine S-methyltransferase, translating to MNNKQKAEPPHVALAALPGFALTRTLPHIGDVRIVERGQHIVQLDLGSKAPYEPLEDVTDKETLLLRHAFEQLSGYLAGVRKDFDLPLAPAGTPFQRKVWDALLRIPYGQTRSYQQIAEAVGSPRGFRAVGMANNRNPIAVFIPCHRVVGADGGMVGYGGGVDIKVALLGVEDCKLTQTPAGWKVAKKS from the coding sequence ATGAACAATAAACAGAAGGCCGAACCTCCGCATGTAGCACTTGCGGCACTCCCAGGGTTTGCTCTGACGCGCACTCTTCCTCATATCGGAGACGTGCGCATTGTGGAACGCGGGCAACATATTGTGCAGCTTGATCTGGGTTCCAAGGCTCCTTATGAACCGCTGGAAGATGTCACCGATAAGGAAACGCTCCTGCTGCGGCATGCTTTTGAACAGCTGAGCGGGTATCTGGCTGGCGTGCGCAAAGATTTTGATCTGCCCCTTGCCCCGGCGGGTACGCCTTTTCAGCGCAAGGTGTGGGATGCCCTGCTGCGCATTCCCTACGGCCAGACCCGCAGCTATCAGCAGATAGCCGAGGCCGTTGGCAGCCCAAGGGGCTTCCGCGCCGTGGGCATGGCCAACAACCGTAATCCTATTGCCGTGTTCATTCCCTGCCACCGCGTGGTCGGCGCAGATGGCGGCATGGTGGGTTACGGCGGTGGAGTGGACATAAAGGTGGCACTGCTTGGGGTTGAGGACTGCAAACTGACGCAGACGCCCGCAGGCTGGAAGGTCGCCAAAAAATCCTGA
- a CDS encoding pyridoxal phosphate-dependent aminotransferase: protein MQISDRLSSIKPSLTLSVNSRALELKAQGISVTSLAVGEPDFPTPKHVCDAAKAAIDDNFCRYTAVPGIPELRKAAGAYFERTYGVPVPMESIVIGAGGKHCLYNFMQAMLNPGDEVLVPAPYWLSYPDMVMLTGAVPVPVLAGPEQGFKVTPAMLEAHTTDKTKLLILNSPSNPTGAVYTEAEFTAIMDWAIARGLFVLSDEIYDQLVFAPAKMTSAISWFAKYPEQVAVLNGLSKSYAMTGWRVGFLAAHPLLIKKISAMQGHSTSNICSIAQKAGLAALTGNMECVDKMREAFVRRRDLAMKIIEGWPFAICPKPDGAFYLFLDVSKCYGGSVNNSTDLCTLLLDKAHVAVVPGAAFGDDKCIRFSYAVGDDVLKGALESIGAVLAQLAAEPK, encoded by the coding sequence ATGCAGATTTCAGACCGTCTGAGCAGTATCAAACCTTCTCTGACCCTCAGTGTCAACAGTCGCGCCCTTGAGCTGAAGGCTCAGGGGATTTCTGTCACCAGCCTTGCCGTGGGCGAGCCGGATTTTCCCACGCCCAAGCATGTTTGCGATGCGGCCAAGGCGGCCATTGACGACAATTTTTGCCGTTACACCGCCGTGCCGGGCATTCCCGAACTGCGCAAGGCTGCGGGCGCGTATTTTGAAAGAACCTACGGCGTGCCGGTTCCCATGGAATCCATTGTTATCGGCGCGGGCGGCAAGCACTGCCTCTACAATTTCATGCAGGCCATGCTCAACCCCGGCGACGAGGTTCTTGTGCCTGCCCCCTACTGGCTCAGCTACCCCGATATGGTGATGCTGACCGGTGCGGTGCCTGTGCCTGTGCTGGCCGGGCCGGAGCAGGGCTTTAAGGTTACGCCCGCCATGCTTGAGGCGCATACCACCGACAAGACCAAGCTGCTCATTCTGAATTCGCCCAGCAACCCAACCGGCGCGGTGTACACCGAGGCCGAATTCACGGCCATTATGGATTGGGCCATCGCGCGCGGGCTGTTTGTGCTCTCTGACGAAATTTACGACCAACTTGTGTTTGCTCCTGCCAAGATGACCAGCGCCATCAGCTGGTTTGCGAAGTATCCCGAGCAGGTGGCCGTGCTTAACGGTCTTTCCAAGAGCTATGCCATGACGGGCTGGCGCGTGGGCTTTTTGGCCGCGCACCCCCTGTTGATCAAAAAGATATCGGCCATGCAGGGCCACAGCACCTCAAACATCTGTTCCATCGCGCAGAAGGCGGGCCTTGCCGCCCTGACCGGCAACATGGAATGCGTGGACAAGATGCGCGAAGCCTTTGTGCGGCGGCGCGACCTGGCCATGAAGATCATTGAAGGCTGGCCCTTTGCCATCTGCCCCAAGCCCGACGGCGCGTTCTATCTGTTCTTGGACGTCTCCAAGTGCTATGGCGGCAGCGTGAACAACTCTACCGACCTGTGCACCCTGCTGCTCGACAAGGCCCACGTGGCCGTTGTGCCGGGCGCGGCCTTTGGCGACGACAAGTGCATCCGCTTCTCGTATGCCGTGGGCGACGACGTGCTCAAGGGCGCGCTGGAAAGCATTGGCGCGGTGCTGGCACAGTTGGCGGCTGAGCCTAAGTAA